A stretch of the Candidatus Anoxymicrobium japonicum genome encodes the following:
- a CDS encoding ribonuclease HII has product MVAPEPLWQASRTGWFRAGLTIGGKNDIVANEDLFREDAVNLIAGADEAGRGALAGPLAAAAVMFEPGVEVEGVNDSKALAPGRREELYLEILEAATSVSVIFTDSCLIDSWGLQTANLKALADALAGIEPACDCGICDHYSPSGLPFPTYGIPHADSRFHSVAAASIVAKVERDRVMRSMHRRFPRYNFEHNKGYGSREHMEALVAHGPCEIHRLSFSGVADAAVEMPLWENQVEL; this is encoded by the coding sequence ATGGTGGCCCCCGAACCGCTTTGGCAAGCCTCAAGGACAGGATGGTTCCGCGCCGGGCTGACGATTGGCGGGAAGAACGACATTGTGGCGAACGAGGATCTGTTCCGCGAAGATGCGGTGAATCTGATAGCGGGGGCGGACGAGGCGGGGCGCGGAGCGCTGGCTGGTCCGCTGGCGGCCGCCGCGGTCATGTTCGAGCCAGGGGTAGAGGTCGAGGGTGTAAACGATTCGAAGGCTTTAGCGCCAGGGCGGCGTGAAGAGCTTTATCTCGAAATACTGGAAGCCGCGACAAGCGTATCGGTGATTTTTACGGACTCGTGCTTGATAGACAGCTGGGGGCTGCAGACCGCCAACCTGAAAGCTCTGGCGGATGCGCTTGCGGGAATCGAACCCGCCTGCGATTGTGGCATCTGCGATCACTACTCTCCATCGGGCTTGCCGTTTCCGACCTATGGAATACCCCACGCCGACAGTAGATTCCACTCAGTTGCCGCGGCGAGCATTGTGGCGAAGGTGGAGAGGGACAGGGTAATGCGTTCCATGCACCGTCGCTTCCCGCGTTACAACTTTGAGCATAACAAAGGATACGGCTCACGGGAGCACATGGAGGCCCTTGTCGCGCACGGCCCCTGCGAGATACACAGGCTCTCTTTCTCGGGCGTCGCGGACGCCGCCGTTGAAATGCCGTTGTGGGAGAACCAGGTTGAGCTTTGA
- a CDS encoding YraN family protein yields MSFDGKAIGRLGEDAACAFLEKNSFEIVERNWRVRAGEIDIIARRAGLTVIAEVKARTNTTFGEPEEAVTRGKAHRLRMLASEYLSGIPEHGEIRFDVIAVMLDRSGAVTDIKHIPDAF; encoded by the coding sequence TTGAGCTTTGACGGAAAGGCTATCGGGCGGCTGGGAGAGGATGCCGCGTGCGCGTTTCTCGAGAAAAACAGTTTCGAGATCGTGGAGCGCAACTGGCGTGTGCGCGCGGGCGAGATCGACATCATAGCGAGACGCGCGGGGCTCACTGTCATTGCCGAAGTGAAAGCGCGAACGAATACCACGTTCGGAGAACCGGAGGAAGCCGTAACGCGCGGCAAGGCGCACCGCCTGCGGATGCTGGCGAGCGAGTACCTGTCGGGGATCCCGGAGCACGGCGAAATACGCTTTGATGTAATCGCGGTCATGCTCGACCGATCAGGCGCGGTCACCGATATAAAACATATCCCGGACGCATTCTAA